From a region of the Caldivirga sp. genome:
- a CDS encoding ATP/GTP-binding protein has product MAKVFKLVIAGPYGAGKTTFVKTLSEVVPIETDVPSVGKSTTVAFDYGKLRVNDIVVHLFGVPGQERFSFLWRIVARGMHAYIFMVDSSSLESVKAAVFMYNYFTSTFPNTPHIIAANKQDIAKVSLNDVRTVLGVKPEIKIVPLIAVNKKMVLETLITLLSEVHRLMYGSTLSSISKSGSDTGT; this is encoded by the coding sequence TTGGCTAAGGTATTTAAGCTGGTGATAGCTGGACCCTATGGTGCAGGTAAGACAACCTTCGTTAAAACCTTGAGTGAAGTAGTGCCTATTGAAACCGACGTACCCAGTGTTGGTAAAAGCACCACCGTCGCCTTCGACTACGGTAAGTTAAGAGTTAATGATATTGTTGTTCACTTATTTGGTGTACCAGGGCAAGAGAGGTTCAGTTTCCTTTGGAGGATAGTTGCAAGGGGTATGCATGCATACATATTCATGGTTGACTCATCATCGCTTGAATCGGTTAAGGCAGCCGTATTCATGTATAATTACTTCACAAGTACATTCCCCAACACGCCTCACATTATTGCCGCTAATAAGCAGGACATAGCTAAGGTAAGCCTCAATGATGTTAGAACAGTACTAGGCGTTAAGCCTGAGATTAAGATTGTTCCATTAATAGCGGTAAATAAGAAGATGGTTCTGGAGACCCTTATAACGCTACTCAGTGAGGTTCATAGGTTAATGTACGGTTCAACCTTATCCTCAATCAGTAAGAGTGGTTCAGATACAGGAACATAA